From one Liolophura sinensis isolate JHLJ2023 chromosome 10, CUHK_Ljap_v2, whole genome shotgun sequence genomic stretch:
- the LOC135476515 gene encoding coiled-coil domain-containing protein 92-like translates to MTSEAVSHQRNLECNLLFLQQEHSTTLKALHQEIAKLQKKCSELTFELAMVTPDTDTDDAEKVKRLEADLEESRKQQDNLKQDSDKKDKRMKMLEQKLKAQEKKFQDNLKAKNLTINTLKRELDSKSNNIAFLTTEMHRMKKRVGAEEENLSENMNSPTVIPIPPRDGVPRVRRSLYKKGEALGMSTQPTVMVRRHMRGSSSKSARSDSPVEIPDPAPFLVKNSAERKEVRIKPAPPPLPPIAAPVIHGARQSTGHVLFRSARHDGRGGGPVRAPASSSPEVETLAVDQVPGTTGKWGRAHESRSSEYN, encoded by the exons ATGACGAGTGAGGCCGTGAGCCACCAGAGGAACTTGGAGTGTAACCTGCTCTTCTTGCAGCAGGAGCACTCCACCACACTCAAGGCACTCCACCAGGAAATCGCTAAACTACAGAAAAAGTGCTCAG AGCTGACATTTGAGCTGGCTATGGTGACCCCAGATACAGACACAG ACGATGCAGAAAAAGTCAAGCGGCTGGAAGCAGACCTGGAGGAAAGTAGAAAACAGCAAGATAACCTGAAACAGGACTCTGACAAGAAAGACAAGCGAATGAAGATGTTAGAGCAAAAACTGAAAGCTCAGGAAAAGAAATTTCAGGACAATCTAAAGGCTAAGAATCTGACAATTAACACATTAAAACGGGAACTAGATTCCAAGTCAAACAATATAGCCTTCCTCACAACAGAGATGCACAGAATGAAAAAGAGGGTGGGTGCAGAAGAAGAAAATCTGTCAGAAAATATGAACTCTCCAACAGTTATCCCCATTCCTCCCAGGGACGGGGTACCACGTGTCAGGCGCTCATTGTACAAGAAAGGGGAGGCGCTTGGAATGAGTACACAGCCAACTGTGATGGTAAGGCGTCATATGCGAGGAAGCTCTAGCAAGTCTGCTCGGTCAGACTCTCCTGTAGAAATCCCAGACCCTGCCCCTTTCCTGGTGAAAAACTCAGCAGAGAGGAAAGAAGTGAGGATAAAGCCTGCCCCACCACCTTTACCACCAATAGCAGCTCCGGTCATCCATGGCGCCAGACAGAGCACTGGTCACGTTTTGTTTCGTTCAGCTCGCCATGATGGGCGAGGAGGGGGTCCTGTTAGAGCCCCGGCCAGCTCTTCACCGGAGGTGGAAACCTTAGCAGTAGACCAGGTTCCAGGCACAACAGGGAAATGGGGAAGAGCTCACGAGTCGCGGAGCTCTGAGTATAACTGA